One region of Salvia miltiorrhiza cultivar Shanhuang (shh) chromosome 3, IMPLAD_Smil_shh, whole genome shotgun sequence genomic DNA includes:
- the LOC131016547 gene encoding uncharacterized protein LOC131016547 isoform X2, giving the protein MGVDYYKILQVDRSAKEDDLKKAYRKLAMKWHPDKNPNNKKEAEAKFKTISEAYDVLSDPQKRAVYDQYGEEGLKGQMPPPDAGGFSGMRDGGGASFRFNPRNPDDIFSEFFGFSSPFGGMGDMGGGSRAGASGFSRTVFGDDIFTSFRNAAASGEGGSGGMPRKAAAIERMLPCGLEDLYKGTTKKMKISRDVIDSSGPSTMEEILTIEIKPGWKKGTKITFPEKGNEQRGVIPSDLVFIIDEKPHNVFKRDGNDLVVTQKISLVEALTGYTAQVTTLDGRNLTIPINSIVSPTYEEVVKGEGMPIPKEPGRKGNLRIKFNIKFPSRLTPEQKTGIKRLLTSS; this is encoded by the exons CAAAAACCCTAACAACAAGAAAGAAGCCGAAGCCAAATTCAAGACAATCTCCGAAGCCTACGAC GTATTGAGTGATCCGCAGAAGAGGGCGGTTTATGATCAGTACGGCGAGGAGGGTTTGAAGGGGCAGATGCCGCCGCCTGATGCCGGCGGTTTTTCTGGCATGCGGGACGGCGGTGGGGCCTCATTCCGGTTCAATCCGCGCAACCCTGATGATATATTCTCCGAGTTCTTCGGCTTCTCGAGCCCCTTTGGGGGAATGGGAGATATGGGAGGGGGGTCGAGGGCGGGGGCTTCGGGCTTCTCGAGGACTGTGTTTGGTGATGATATATTTACTTCGTTTAGGAATGCGGCTGCCAGTGGGGAAGGGGGCTCCGGTGGAATGCCGAGGAAGGCGGCCGCGATTGAGCGGATGTTGCCGTGTGGTTTGGAGGATCTGTACAAAGGGACTActaaaaagatgaagatttcgCGGGATGTGATTGATTCCAGTGG ACCCTCTACTATGGAGGAAATTCTTACAATTGAAATCAAGCCCGGGTGGAAGAAAGGAACAAAAATAACATTTCCAGAAAAGGGAAATGAACAACGAGGTGTCATACCATCCGACTTGGTCTTCATTATCGACGAAAAGCCTCACAACGTGTTCAAAAGGGATGGGAACGATCTTGTAGTTACCCAGAAGATCTCCCTGGTTGAAGCTCTGACTGGCTACACCGCCCAAGTGACTACCCTTGATGGCCGGAATCTAACCATACCTATCAACAGCATTGTTAGTCCAACCTATGAGGAAGTTGTAAAAGGAGAAGGGATGCCTATCCCTAAAGAACCCGGCAGAAAGGGAAACTTACGGATCAAATTCAACATCAAGTTTCCTAGCCGGCTTACCCCTGAGCAGAAAACGGGCATCAAGCGGCTATTAACGTCCTCATGA
- the LOC131016547 gene encoding uncharacterized protein LOC131016547 isoform X1 translates to MGVDYYKILQVDRSAKEDDLKKAYRKLAMKWHPDKNPNNKKEAEAKFKTISEAYDVLSDPQKRAVYDQYGEEGLKGQMPPPDAGGFSGMRDGGGASFRFNPRNPDDIFSEFFGFSSPFGGMGDMGGGSRAGASGFSRTVFGDDIFTSFRNAAASGEGGSGGMPRKAAAIERMLPCGLEDLYKGTTKKMKISRDVIDSSGRPSTMEEILTIEIKPGWKKGTKITFPEKGNEQRGVIPSDLVFIIDEKPHNVFKRDGNDLVVTQKISLVEALTGYTAQVTTLDGRNLTIPINSIVSPTYEEVVKGEGMPIPKEPGRKGNLRIKFNIKFPSRLTPEQKTGIKRLLTSS, encoded by the exons CAAAAACCCTAACAACAAGAAAGAAGCCGAAGCCAAATTCAAGACAATCTCCGAAGCCTACGAC GTATTGAGTGATCCGCAGAAGAGGGCGGTTTATGATCAGTACGGCGAGGAGGGTTTGAAGGGGCAGATGCCGCCGCCTGATGCCGGCGGTTTTTCTGGCATGCGGGACGGCGGTGGGGCCTCATTCCGGTTCAATCCGCGCAACCCTGATGATATATTCTCCGAGTTCTTCGGCTTCTCGAGCCCCTTTGGGGGAATGGGAGATATGGGAGGGGGGTCGAGGGCGGGGGCTTCGGGCTTCTCGAGGACTGTGTTTGGTGATGATATATTTACTTCGTTTAGGAATGCGGCTGCCAGTGGGGAAGGGGGCTCCGGTGGAATGCCGAGGAAGGCGGCCGCGATTGAGCGGATGTTGCCGTGTGGTTTGGAGGATCTGTACAAAGGGACTActaaaaagatgaagatttcgCGGGATGTGATTGATTCCAGTGG AAGACCCTCTACTATGGAGGAAATTCTTACAATTGAAATCAAGCCCGGGTGGAAGAAAGGAACAAAAATAACATTTCCAGAAAAGGGAAATGAACAACGAGGTGTCATACCATCCGACTTGGTCTTCATTATCGACGAAAAGCCTCACAACGTGTTCAAAAGGGATGGGAACGATCTTGTAGTTACCCAGAAGATCTCCCTGGTTGAAGCTCTGACTGGCTACACCGCCCAAGTGACTACCCTTGATGGCCGGAATCTAACCATACCTATCAACAGCATTGTTAGTCCAACCTATGAGGAAGTTGTAAAAGGAGAAGGGATGCCTATCCCTAAAGAACCCGGCAGAAAGGGAAACTTACGGATCAAATTCAACATCAAGTTTCCTAGCCGGCTTACCCCTGAGCAGAAAACGGGCATCAAGCGGCTATTAACGTCCTCATGA